TTCACCGTCTCGGGCATTGCCGCACTGATCGGCATAATTCTGGCCGACATTATCAAACCGGGGGCGCTTCCCAACCTGACCCCCCAGAGCACCGACACCGGAATCGGCGACCTTATCGCGACCCTGGTGCCGCCGAATCTTTTTCAGGCTGTTATGACGGGAAGAACACTCGGCCTGATTTTCATCGCCATTGCTTTCGGGGGCGCTCTTTCCACTCTCGGGATTGCCGGAAAACCGGTTTTCGATTTCTTCAATGCGCTGCTGAAAGCGCTGCGAAAACTGCTCTACTTTTTGGTTTTCGCGGCCCCGGTCGGTGTGCTGGTTCTGGTCGGCGGGACCGTCGCGCAAAATCCCGACCCCATGAAACTGGCCTTGAGCATCGGTCTTTTTGCCCTCGTGGTCGTCATCGGTCTGGCCATCCATGGCCTGATAATCCTGCCCTTAATAATGGCCGGTTTCGGGCGCAAGAATCCCTTGCAATATGCTTCAAAAATCGGGCAGGCCTTATGGGGAACCTTCATTACCGGTTCCTCCTCACCAAATTTCCATGTCGCGGTTGACTCTCCTCTGGATAAAAGCCACGGCGGGTTGCGCCCGGCCGCTACCTCTCTTCCGCGCGGAGCCGCCCTTAATATGGATGGCACCGTCCTGTTTCAGGGAGCTGCAGTCATCTTTGTGGCGCAGCTTTACGGCATCAATTTGACTATCGCGCAACAGGTCGTGGTTCTCCTGACCGCCATGTTCACATCGGTTGCCGCCGCCGGAATCCCCCATGCCGGGGCGATCACCATGGTAATGGTGATGGCGCCGGTCGGTCTGCCGATTGAGGGGATTGGTGTTATCTGGGTAATCGACTGGTTTTTGGATCGCTGCCGCTCGGCGGTCAATGTCTGGAGTGATGCGGTCGGCTCCGTTATCATCGCTGGCGTGACCGAAACAAAAGCTCCCGCTCGCGTGCCGCCGCGCGTTCCCGGCGAACCGATCAAGCCTGCCGAAACGAGACCGACACGCCCTGATCGACCGGTCAGAACAGAGCGGTACGAAAGCCGCCCCCGTGGCGACCGCAATCAGCCATATCAGAAAAGGCCGCGGAAACAGGAGGAACACCGTCCCGGATACGAGCGCGGAAGAAGGTCCGAGCCGAGACCCGAACCAAGAGAAAGAACCCGCAAGGAACCGGCGCCTATTTCCAAAGATACGATTGAACGGGATCTGGAAAGACTTCGCAAACAATTAACTCCGCCGCCGGTGCCTGTAAGCGCCGCGCCGGAACCACAGCCGGCCATTACCGAGCCTAAGAAGGATGAATTCTTTGAAAAGGGAATTCCCAAGTTCGATTTCTTCGGCGGCGAGGAAAAAGCCGATAAGGGTGTGACAGAACCCTCCCCGGAACCGGTAGTGGAAAAACCGGCAGTCATTCCCGAGATTCCTGCACCGGTTGAACAGCCGCGCCCGAAAGAAACTCCGCCCGCGGAGCCGAAACCGGAAGAAACTGAGGATGCCTGGGGCAGAATAAAAAAGAAACATCCCAGCAAATAAATCCATATGGATATTGAATAATCAGCCTGAAAGTTTGCCAAACCTTTCAGGCTTTTAATGGTTTAATTAAGTGAAGAGATTGTTGACCGAATCAGCCGGTCGCTTTAATGAGCCATAATTGATAAAGAGGTGTTGAAAAGATGAATAGCTTTAAAGTTGCCTTCTTGCTGCTCCTTCTGACGCTGGTCTTTGTCTTCGTTGGATATCTCCTCGGTGGGAGAGGCGGGATGGTAATCGCTTTTGTACTGGCCGCGGCGATGAATATGGTAACTTACTGGTTTTCCGATAAGATTGTCCTGAAAATGTATAAGGCGAAAGAGGTCAATGAGACCACCTGTCGCCGTCTCCACCGCGTCGTCAGCATGGCTTCACAGAAAGCGCTGCTGCCGATGCCGAAAACCTATATCATCCCCTCCAAAGCCCCCAACGCCTTTGCCACCGGCCGGAATGAAAATCATGCCGCCGTGGCCGCCACCGAGGGACTTCTGGAAATGCTCAATGACAGCGAACTGGAGGGAGTCATCGGGCATGAATTGGCCCATATCGCAAATCGTGATATGCTTATTGGTACCGTTGCCGCCACATTGGCCGGGGCGATTGGCATGCTCGCTTCGATGGCCCGCTG
The Candidatus Zixiibacteriota bacterium DNA segment above includes these coding regions:
- the htpX gene encoding zinc metalloprotease HtpX, which translates into the protein MNSFKVAFLLLLLTLVFVFVGYLLGGRGGMVIAFVLAAAMNMVTYWFSDKIVLKMYKAKEVNETTCRRLHRVVSMASQKALLPMPKTYIIPSKAPNAFATGRNENHAAVAATEGLLEMLNDSELEGVIGHELAHIANRDMLIGTVAATLAGAIGMLASMARWGMIFGGGSHNNDRGGNPIVLIVVMIVSPIAALLIQMAISRSREYKADAEGGRVTGQYLPLASALKKLHTAPFRMNLDERPATAHLFIANPLSGRGFASIFSTHPPVEERIKRLEQLQYGGPTQ
- a CDS encoding cation:dicarboxylase symporter family transporter produces the protein GVIFLNAMKLIAVPLVMVSLVVAVASLDDFRKLGRTSGKTLLYFFTVSGIAALIGIILADIIKPGALPNLTPQSTDTGIGDLIATLVPPNLFQAVMTGRTLGLIFIAIAFGGALSTLGIAGKPVFDFFNALLKALRKLLYFLVFAAPVGVLVLVGGTVAQNPDPMKLALSIGLFALVVVIGLAIHGLIILPLIMAGFGRKNPLQYASKIGQALWGTFITGSSSPNFHVAVDSPLDKSHGGLRPAATSLPRGAALNMDGTVLFQGAAVIFVAQLYGINLTIAQQVVVLLTAMFTSVAAAGIPHAGAITMVMVMAPVGLPIEGIGVIWVIDWFLDRCRSAVNVWSDAVGSVIIAGVTETKAPARVPPRVPGEPIKPAETRPTRPDRPVRTERYESRPRGDRNQPYQKRPRKQEEHRPGYERGRRSEPRPEPRERTRKEPAPISKDTIERDLERLRKQLTPPPVPVSAAPEPQPAITEPKKDEFFEKGIPKFDFFGGEEKADKGVTEPSPEPVVEKPAVIPEIPAPVEQPRPKETPPAEPKPEETEDAWGRIKKKHPSK